TATAATAATATTCTGGTTTCCaatcgtacctacctatcattaatttttgagtttatttttataaacagGAAGTTGTTGTGTAGAATCAAAAAGGGCAACTGTAGACTTTTTCCCGTTTCCGATCCTTATGCTTGAAACGGAGGAGAATAATCATGATAGGGCGGACCtatatgaatttaaaattacctattaagCAACTTAACAATCCAATAAGACCAGCCTTAATAATATCCaagtttactttgaaaattataagttttcattctattgaaaaaatgcaaaaaaatcggtgaaaaaattaggtaagaaGAAAGCTAAAACAACCACTGTAATCCATGGAGATCAACAGTGTTTTTCGCCACTGCTTCCTCACATTTTAGGGTTCCAAAAATCTTGATCAACACCATAAAAGAAAAagtaatgtcaaaaaattacatctaTCATCTTTTAAAATCCCTTCCTCTCCCTTCACTTCacacagcaattttttttctggttttagaCTTCAAATCAATGTTCCAAAAACTGTGGGTAAGTAACATGAATGCAACTTCAGTACTTTGATCCCTGATGTACTAACTGATAAGACTTGCTTCTAATTTTGAATACTTGAATAGCTTACTGTTCAAATGctttcaaaagattttgaaacattataCTCTTTAGTCTTTATAGGCACCTACCCTACCCACCTACATTGTTAGTTAACTACAAACTACCTACGGGTacaataaaaattgatgtttactGTAAGCATTCATTTCCCATGAAATAATGCAAAGGAAATAGTACGAAGGAAACAAATATTGTAGATAGTAAATTCAGGTgtctcattttattttatacagTTAGGTACTCATCAATCATAAATAAACTATCAAagtataaaactgaaaaatgtatacaaaattataaaacatttaCTCGTTATTTCTTTGTACATACAAAATCTGAACAACAAATAAATTGGCACAGTAGACAATTACAACCTAATCTTGAGTCTTTTTTTCTTAACATAAATGTAGTTGAGATATTCTACATTCGTATTACTCAGCAAGCAATACGTTTAACAACCATCATATTAGTAATGATACAGATCTCCACAAACCCTGGAATAAAGCTGCATAAGAAGAAAACCCACCAGAAGAAAACGCAATCCCATGTATCAATTAGCCAATACGACAGCAGTATGCAAGCAAACGAATGAGCTGCAACAGCTGAACAATTAATTAAGGAAAACATAACGAAAAATTATACGAAGAATGTTAGAAAACGCAACTCTttgaaatatcaacaaaaaatacaagaaaaaaggGATACAAATCGATGCCGCTAAAGGCATAAACATTGAGAATCCGAACAAAAAACCGAATATTTCAACCCCGAGGAAAGCTAAGCCCAATGATAATCCGATCACTAATCTGAAACAAGTTCATTAGACAGTATATAGAAATCTTGCAAAATTATATACTCGTAACTGATACAAATGAATCTTACAAGAACGAAAATTGCAAACAATTGAAGGTGAAATAAAATGTGAACAAATGAGGTGCgaaaaaactgaatcaaaaaagtgaagaaaaccAACGtgattgttttgaaattatacgtaggtagttgaaaatgtgatgttttttttcaacaaatttaataACGAACTACCCTCATGAAACGAACTTACTCTCTATCTTTGCCTAAATATTCTTCAGTATCATAACTGTAAGGTAGACATGCCTTAACATTTGTATCCTAAAAATAGAATATTCACTCGAGACATTAAAATCAACAATAAAGAAAACACCATACCTAATAATATTCATTCATCAAAGGTTGTCAAAATCTAAACAAACACAATTATCTAGCACCTAacacttctttaaaaaatgtgcaataatttgtttcaaataaGGTTGTAAAAAACGCTGAAATCATAATTATTCAGCAATTTAAGCAAAGAAATACATTTCTTTGGTAATGAACCTTTGATTGCATGTAGTTTTTTAGTTATTTAGTTTTGTTTATTGCTATAGTTTGTTTTCGTCGCTGTACTCCTCTAGTTCATCCATAGAGGAGTGTGTTTCTTTCAATCTTATTTGAAACAAACTATCCAATGAACAAAAACTTTACGAAGCAAATCCTTAATTACTTAATCTtttaagggtcattccatgtcaactcaaccaacgtttttgggtcatgtccttcgatttcgctcaaattttttttacaatatctacccacccagtaagtaagtaagccgcaatcagtttggtcccagcctgagggggcgggtggggggcttccattattttcacattgtcccgaggtactcaacttcagcaacccatttctccaaaactatgatactttgatcataactgatttcacagttcgaaagggcattgaattttgaactttttaagcagtttgaaattttcaaaagttgaaagttgaactttcaatttgaaagttcaaatttcaaaatggcactgtaAGTAGGagataccatttaaaattttgaaaaaatttccatagatgtacattttggtacttttttgaaatatttatgtttCGAGATTGGACTCGtagacggagggggagcacccccacccccaattttgggtaaaactttcaaaagataatctggggcatgtgatatatcgaattgtatgttttcggcaacgctgaacacgaatatgacgttagatttttgattggacccatccacggcccccaaaacctccccaaagggggtaaaagttcaaaaaagtgttttgtttgtgcgacacatggaataatatgtttttgatgacgctgaacacgaatatgacgtcagatttttgattggacccgtacacggccccctgcacctccccaaagggggtaacccataaaaaaatggtaacattcgtgtgacacatgaaatagtatgttttcgatatcgctgaacacgaatatagccatagtttgtagagggagaaaaaacagctttttctgctaccttactgggagaaaaaacatTTGCTATATTACCCAACCTGATGCGAATATTCAGCTCGCGGATATTATCTACGAAAGGGGTATTTCCGCGATCTTATGACATAATATCCAACCAATCATAGCCCAGAAACGCGCGCATCCGCTGCCTCCGCTGCTTGACCTATATCTCATTTTACCCTAAGCTCATAGTTGCTAGTTTCTCAGAAGAGTCAGTATCCAATGTACTGCCGATCTGCCTGGTCAGCTCTCAAGACTACG
The sequence above is a segment of the Planococcus citri chromosome 3, ihPlaCitr1.1, whole genome shotgun sequence genome. Coding sequences within it:
- the LOC135841929 gene encoding transmembrane protein 107-like → MDKTGLIPARFITMIGHFVMLIMALNCRDTNVKACLPYSYDTEEYLGKDRELVIGLSLGLAFLGVEIFGFLFGFSMFMPLAASISVAAHSFACILLSYWLIDTWDCVFFWWVFFLCSFIPGFVEICIITNMMVVKRIAC